The proteins below are encoded in one region of Meriones unguiculatus strain TT.TT164.6M chromosome 18, Bangor_MerUng_6.1, whole genome shotgun sequence:
- the Dnajc24 gene encoding dnaJ homolog subfamily C member 24 isoform X1, with protein sequence MAFEQTLKKDWYSILGADPSANVSDLKQKYQKLILLYHPDKQSADVPAGTMEECMQKFIEIDQAWKILGNEETKKKYDLQRHVEVGWLKTKISCLSHVLVPSSDLSRSYSGYLCSALLSTDGSERSGGISSLCSVPLSCIFKSSHCSHSPLSHSCSRPHQLHSYRAFPFCAAVFLHSPYILVDKPSFHLSPFKNLHNSPG encoded by the exons ATGGCTTTTGAGCAGACACTCAAAAAGGATTGGTACAGCATTCTGGGTGCAGACCCATCTGCAAATGTGTCAGACCTAAAACAAAAGTATCAGAAACTCATATTACTG TATCATCCAGATAAACAAAGTGCAGATGTGccagcaggaaccatggaggagtGTATGCAGAAGTTCATTGAAATTGATCAGGCATGGAAAATTCTAGGGAatgaagaaaccaaaaaaaagtaTGATCTGCAGCGCCATG TTGAAGTTGGCTGGCTCAAAACCAAGATCAGCTGCCTTTCTCATGTTTTGGTTCCTTCCTCTGACTTGAGCCGGTCTTACTCTGGTtacctctgctctgctctgcttagCACTGATGGATCAGAAAGGTCAGGtggcatttcttctttgtgtagTGTTCCTTTGTCCTGTATATTCAAGTCATCTCACTGCTCCCACAGTCCTCTTTCACACTCTTGCTCACGGCCTCATCAACTCCACAGCTACCGTGCCTTTCCATTCTGTGCTGCTGTCTTCCTCCACAGTCCCTACATTTTAGTTGATAAACCTTCCTTTCATTTGTCTCCATTTAAGAACCTTCATAATTCCCCAGGATGA